Proteins encoded within one genomic window of Halodesulfurarchaeum formicicum:
- a CDS encoding NYN domain-containing protein, with the protein MGWLSSRLGSTARVGLFVDGPNVLREEFDVDLDELRETAGERGALGITRLYLDQKAPSGLIQAGEAHGFDVRVTSGDVDVKLAVDATAAIHDADLDVLAIASRDTDFKPVIELANRAGIATLAIAPGTHGRSDALVSAATEAVVLD; encoded by the coding sequence ATGGGATGGCTCTCCAGCCGACTCGGGTCGACGGCCCGGGTCGGGCTGTTCGTCGACGGTCCGAACGTCCTCCGTGAGGAGTTCGACGTGGACCTCGACGAACTCCGCGAGACCGCCGGCGAACGCGGCGCACTGGGGATTACACGGCTCTACCTCGACCAGAAGGCCCCATCCGGCCTGATTCAGGCCGGCGAGGCTCACGGGTTCGACGTGCGCGTCACCAGCGGCGACGTGGACGTAAAACTGGCCGTCGATGCCACGGCAGCGATACACGACGCTGATCTAGACGTGCTCGCGATCGCCTCCCGGGACACCGACTTCAAACCCGTGATCGAGTTGGCCAACCGCGCCGGCATCGCCACGCTCGCGATCGCACCCGGCACTCACGGGCGATCCGATGCGCTCGTCTCGGCCGCGACCGAAGCCGTCGTCCTCGACTGA